A single Rubinisphaera italica DNA region contains:
- a CDS encoding glutamine synthetase III family protein, with the protein MNFTQTTTQQLFNANVFSKAVMKDRLPKPIYKSLMKTIESGDKLDSSAADIVASAMKDWAIEKGATHYAHVFYPLTGSTAEKHDSFLTPSGDGSAIAEFSGSQLIQGEPDGSSFPTGGIRQTFEARGYTIWDVTSPAYILENPNGTTLCIPTAFVSWTGEALDKKTPVLRSMQALNTQAQRILALFGKTDGALVSSTAGPEQEYFLIDRNFFFARPDLLNCGRTLFGAKPPKGQEFDDHYFGAIPERVLAYMLECERELFKLGVPVKTRHNEVAPGQYEIAPMFEFANIATDHQQIVMMVLSKIATKYGMTCLMHEKPFAGVNGSGKHVNWSMGSSSQGNMLDPGETPHENAQFLLICAAVIRAVHLYQGLLRAVVASASNDHRLGANEAPPAIISIFLGDQLTDVFEQIKGGGANSSIPRGTLTVGVDVLPPLPKDAGDRNRTSPFAFTGNRFEFRAVGSNQSIAGPLVAMNTIIAESLDYCATELENATAGDPSKLNSALQTLLADIMEKHGSIVFNGDGYSDEWHEEAKKRGLLNLKTTADALPVLKEQAIKDLFSKYGVLSGRELESRLETYLEQYCLSVKVEANTTIEMARTMIFPAAIRYQSQLATTCANLKLIGYEFDTDTLDKVTELVKALQDSIVDLETAMSNHDCADSIAEANYYCNSVIPAMNFVRQYCDELEDYVADDMWPLPTYQEMLFIR; encoded by the coding sequence ATGAACTTTACCCAGACAACCACTCAGCAGCTGTTCAACGCAAATGTGTTCAGCAAGGCGGTTATGAAAGACCGCCTGCCTAAGCCGATCTACAAGTCACTGATGAAAACTATTGAGTCCGGCGATAAGCTCGATTCCTCTGCCGCTGATATTGTCGCCTCGGCGATGAAGGACTGGGCGATCGAAAAGGGAGCGACTCACTACGCTCACGTTTTCTATCCCCTGACCGGATCTACTGCTGAAAAGCATGATAGTTTCCTGACTCCCAGTGGTGATGGCAGTGCCATTGCCGAGTTCAGTGGCAGCCAGCTGATTCAAGGTGAGCCAGATGGTTCCAGCTTCCCAACCGGTGGTATTCGCCAGACATTCGAAGCTCGCGGATACACTATCTGGGATGTGACCAGCCCGGCTTACATTCTGGAAAACCCGAACGGAACAACGCTTTGCATTCCAACGGCTTTCGTTTCCTGGACCGGTGAAGCTCTCGATAAGAAAACTCCCGTTCTGCGATCCATGCAGGCTCTGAACACTCAGGCACAGCGTATTCTGGCCCTGTTCGGTAAAACCGATGGAGCTCTGGTCTCTTCAACAGCCGGACCTGAGCAGGAATACTTCCTGATCGATCGTAACTTCTTCTTTGCACGACCAGACCTCCTTAACTGTGGCCGAACCCTGTTCGGTGCGAAACCACCAAAAGGCCAGGAATTCGACGACCATTATTTCGGAGCCATTCCAGAACGTGTTCTGGCTTATATGCTCGAATGTGAACGGGAGTTGTTCAAACTGGGTGTTCCTGTCAAAACTCGTCACAACGAAGTCGCACCTGGTCAGTACGAAATTGCTCCTATGTTCGAGTTCGCCAATATCGCGACCGACCATCAGCAGATTGTGATGATGGTGTTGAGTAAAATCGCCACCAAATATGGCATGACCTGCCTGATGCACGAAAAACCATTTGCTGGTGTGAACGGTTCTGGAAAGCACGTCAACTGGTCAATGGGAAGTTCATCGCAAGGAAACATGCTTGATCCTGGCGAAACACCTCACGAAAACGCTCAGTTCCTGCTGATTTGTGCCGCCGTTATCCGGGCCGTTCACTTGTACCAGGGACTGCTTCGAGCCGTGGTCGCTTCTGCGAGTAACGATCACCGACTCGGTGCTAACGAAGCTCCTCCAGCGATCATTTCGATCTTCCTGGGTGATCAGCTGACCGATGTCTTTGAACAGATCAAAGGAGGCGGTGCCAATTCGTCGATTCCACGTGGAACTTTGACAGTTGGTGTCGATGTTCTCCCCCCACTGCCCAAAGATGCTGGGGACCGAAACCGAACCAGCCCATTTGCATTCACGGGCAATCGCTTCGAATTCCGAGCAGTCGGGTCCAATCAATCTATTGCTGGCCCACTGGTTGCGATGAACACGATTATTGCAGAATCTCTGGATTACTGTGCAACCGAACTTGAAAACGCAACAGCTGGAGATCCTTCGAAACTCAATTCTGCCCTGCAGACATTGCTTGCAGACATCATGGAAAAGCATGGTTCAATCGTCTTCAATGGTGATGGTTACTCTGACGAATGGCACGAGGAAGCCAAAAAACGTGGCTTACTGAACCTGAAGACGACTGCTGATGCCTTGCCTGTTCTGAAGGAACAAGCCATCAAAGACCTGTTTTCCAAGTACGGCGTCTTGTCTGGACGGGAACTGGAAAGTCGTCTGGAAACTTACCTCGAACAGTATTGCTTGTCAGTCAAGGTCGAAGCCAACACTACCATTGAGATGGCTCGCACAATGATCTTCCCGGCTGCGATTCGCTACCAGAGTCAGCTGGCAACCACTTGTGCCAACCTGAAACTGATCGGATATGAGTTCGATACCGATACTCTCGATAAAGTCACGGAACTGGTCAAAGCACTTCAGGACAGCATTGTCGATCTGGAAACAGCGATGAGCAATCATGATTGTGCAGACTCGATTGCAGAAGCGAACTACTACTGCAATTCGGTCATTCCAGCCATGAACTTTGTTCGCCAATACTGCGATGAACTCGAAGACTATGTAGCCGACGATATGTGGCCACTGCCAACTTATCAGGAAATGCTCTTCATTCGTTAA